In Streptomyces sp. HUAS ZL42, the DNA window CACGCGGGTACGGGATCCACGGCCGAGGTCACCGTGACGGCGGACGCCGGCACCGTGCGGATCAAGGTCGCCGACACCGGCGCGTCCCCGGGGACAGAGCCGCAGCACCGGTCCGACGACCCCGGGCACGGCCTGGTCGGCATCCGCCAGCGGGCCGCCATGTACGGCGGCACCGTCACGATCGGTCCGCGCGACACCGGACACGGCTGGATCGTGGACGTCGTGCTCGAGGTGCCGCGCACACATGCTCGAAGGCCGTCTTCCCATCGCTGAGAAAACGGCCTCTGATCTGCGACTTCAAAAGTCGGGACGACAGGATTTGAACCTGCGACCCCTTGACCCCCAGTCAAGTGCGCTACCAAGCTGCGCCACGTCCCGTTGCCCGTCTGACCTGGGGTTTCCCCTGGCCGAGCGTGCATGGAAACAATACCGCACTCGGGTCGGTGATCGCGCACCCGTTTACCCGGGTCCGTGCTCGCCTGCCTTCGTCAGGTCGACTCCGGGCACGGCCGCTTCCGTGGCGTCGTGGTGTCCGGGGTCCTGTGCTTCGCGTCGGCGCGCACCAGGCCTCGTATCGCGGGCACCGCGAGCAGGGCAGTCGGCACGACCAGGCTCATCGCTCCGGCGACGAGAAGCACATGGTCCGCGCCCAGGGCCGAGGCGGCGGGGCCCGCGAGGGCCTGGCCGACGGGCATCATCGCGAGGGAGCCCGCCACGTCGTACGCGTGGATGCGGTTGAGGACGTCGGGCGGGACCTGGGTCTGCACGCTGGTCGCCCACATCACGCCCCAGAACGACATCCCGACCCCGGCGACGGCGGCACCGGCCGCCATGACCGGTACGCCCAGCCCGGCTCCTACGGTCGCCGGGAAGGCGGCGAAGCCGAAGAGGGCGACCGCGCCGGCACGGAGCATACGGCGGGGGCGCAGCCGCAGGGCGGCGACTCCGCCGATCACGGTGCCAGCGCCGAGGGCGGAGTTGACCAGGCCGTAGGCGCGCGGGCCGTGCTGCAGCACGACCTCCGTCGCCGCCAGCGGCACGCTCGGACCCCATACGGCGATCATGTAGAGGCACCAGACGGCGATGACGCCCCACAGCCATGTCCGCGCACGGAACTCGCGCCAGCCTTCGACCAGATCGGCCCTGAACGCGCCGGCCGAGTGCGCGGTCGGGCGGCCGCCGGGGGCGAGTGGGGGCAGGTGGATCAACAGCAGGCACAGGGCGCTCACCGCGTACGTGGCGGCGTGGGCGGCGAAGACACCGCCCGGTGAGGCGAAGCCGACGAGCAGGCCCGCGAGGGCGGGGCCGGCCAGTTGGGCGGCGGACTCGGCGATCCGTATGGCGCCGTTGGCGCCCTGGACGTCGGAGGCGAGGCGCGGCACGGTGCTGGCGACGCCGGGCTGGAAGACGGCGCCCGCCACGCCGTTGACGGCGCCGATCACGCAGATCTCCCAGAGCACCACGTGGTCGGCGAAGAACAGCACGGCGGCCACGGCCTGAGTGCCGAGCCGCACGAGGTCGGCGCCAATCATCAGCCTGCGCGTGCTGAAGCGGTCGGCGATCACCCCGCCGAAGACGACGAGCGCGGAGAAGGCGGCGGCTGTCGCGGCCATGGTGAGGCCGACCGCGCCAGCCCCGTACCCGTGCTGGAGCAGGCCCGCGGCGAGCGCCACCGGCAGCATGGTGTCGCCGAGCCGGGCGACCGCCCGTGCGACGAAGAACAGCGCGAAGTCACGCGACCGGACCGGCCGCCCGCCCGCTGTCCCGATGGGCCCGCCCTGCCGTCCTTCGGCAACGATGTCATCCGGTGGCTGCGACGACGTCCCGGTCATCCCCCGCCTTTCCCTCCGGCCCCGGTCTCCCCTGGCGGAACCAGGGCCCCTCCCGCCCCGGCTCCCCCTTCCACCGCGGCATCATGGCACTTGGTACAGACCAAGTCCGAGGGATTTTCATTCCCCGGCCGGGAGCCCCAACTCGGGGTACGCCTCCACGAGTCGGGGCGGTGCCGCCTGCCGCCAGGAGTCCGCGAGGATGTCCCGCAGTTCCTGCTCGTCCTCGATCGCGGACAGCCGGGCGCGCACCCAGGCGAACTGGGCCTCGTGGTCGGCGATCCAGAACTTCGCGGGCTCGGCCAGAACCAGTTCGTCGCGCTCCTCCTTGGGGCAGCGCACCGCTATGGAGGTCTCGTCCTCGGGCAGCGTGGCGAACATCTTTCCCGCGACCCGGAACGTGGGCATGCTCCAGGCGATCTTCTCCGTCGTGTCCGGCAGGGACAGGGCGATACGGCGTACGTCTTCGGCATCCGGCATGAGACGCACCGTATCGGCCGCCACTGACATCACCTGGTGGGAGCGCCCACGTGCTTGTAGTAGAGCGTCGTCGGCCGCAGCACCCCGTCCGGGCTCGCCGCATAGTCGGGGATCACCCCGGCTCGCGTCCAGCCGGCGGAGCGGTAGAGGTGCTCGGCGGGGCTGTCGGTCTCGGTGTCCAGGTGCAGGAGGGTGACGCCGGACGCCACGGCCGACTCTTCGGCTGCCGTCAGGAGCCGGCGGCCGAGGCCCTCTCCGCGGGCGCCGCGGCGCACCATCAGCTTGACGAGTTCGGCGCGGTGGCGGCTGTTGGGCTTGTCGGGGAGGGCCAGGCTCACGGTGCCGACGGCGAGGTCACCGTCCTGCGCCACCCACACGGCGAGCTGCCCCGCGGCCACGGCGGCCACCCGCTCCTTCCACCAGGCGACGGCCGCCGCACGGTCGAGCGGGGCGAGGAACCCGACCGAGGCGCCGCCGTCGACGACGTCGAGCAGCAGATCGGCCAAGTCGTCCACACGGGCGGCGAGTCGAGTCGCGTCCAGACGGGTCACGATCACGGCAGCACCACCGCCAGCACGTACCGCACGGCCTCGTCGCCCACGCACCGGAAACGCGTCGGCCCCCACACCCGCAGCCGCAGACAGTCACCGGCACCGAGACGGTGTCCGGCCTCCTGCGCCGTCACCTCGAGGGTTCCTTCCAGCACCCAGATGTGCTGCTCCAGGCCGGTAACGGGCGGGCGGTCGTACGCGATGTCGGCGCCCGGGGCGAGCCGCCCCTCGACGAGTTCACCGCGCAGCCCGGCGTGCGGCGGGGACACCGACCGTCGTACGAACCCGGAGGCCCGGTCCTCCCACACCGACTGCTCGGCGGCCCGCACCAGCAGCACCGGCTCGGCCTCCACCTCGCTGAGCAGCTGGGACATGGTCCGCCCGTACACGGCGCACAGCCGGTTCAGCATCGCGGCGGTGGGACTGATCTCCGCCCGCTCGGCCCGCGACAGCGTCGACCGGCTCACTCCAGTGCGCTCCGCCAACTCCCCCAGGGACCAACCGCGTTCGGCCCGCAGCTCGGCGAGCCGGGCACCGAGCCGGGCGTCCACCGGATCCGGAGCAACCTCACCCACGTTTCTCATATGCGGGACGTTATCCCGAATATGAGACAGGCGGGTTACGGGAGGCTCACGCCCCCGCCACCTCTCCCAGGGCCTCCAGTACGGGGCGGATCAGCGGATGCCCCTCGGCTCCCCGGCGCACCGCCGCGAAGACCCGCCGGGTCGGGGCCACCCCGTCGACCGGCCGTACGACCACCCCCGTGAGGTCCATGCCCCGCAGCGCCGACCTCGGCACGAGCGCCACTCCCGCGTCGGCCGACGCCAGGGCCACGACCGCGCGGAAGTCGTCCGAGGAGTGCTCCAGGCGCGGCTGGAAACCGGCGGTCTCGCAGGCCAGGACCACCACGTCGTGGCAGGGGTTGCCCGGGTAGGGACCGATCCAGGTGTCCTTGGCCAGCTCGGCCAGCGGCACCTCGCCCGCGTCGGCCAACCGGTGGCTGACCGGCACGACGGCGTCGAACGGCTCGGCGTACAGCGGTACGTGGGTCAGGCGGGGGTCGTCGGCCGGCGGGGCCCCGCGATACTCGACGGCGACCGCGATGTCCACCTGCCGGTCCAGGACCATCGGCAGGCTGGCGTCGCCCTCGGCGTCCTGCACGCGGATGCGGATGCCGGGCGCCGACCCGGCGAGGCGGGCCACCGCGGGGGCGACGACCAGGGCGATGCCGGTCGCGAACGAGGCGACCGTGACCGTGCCGGCCGCACCCGAGCCGTACGCCGCCAGTTCGGCCTCCGCCCGCTCCAGCTGGGCGAGGACCGCGTTGGTGTGGCCGAGCAGGATCTCGCCGGCCGCGGTCAGCCGTACGCCCTTGGCGCCGCGCTCGACCAGACGGTGTCCCGTCTCCTGCTCCAGGGCCGTCAGCTGCTGGGAGACCGCCGAAGGCGTGAGGTACAGGGCGGCGGCAGCCGCGGTCACCGTGCGGTGGTCGGCCACCGCACGGAGGATGTGGAGCCGCCGCGCTTCGATCATGGGATCGATTGTCTCAAATGCCCCTGGTGCTCCTGCTCAGGCCTCCAGCTCCGCCCGAGCCGCCACGAACGCGTCCACCGCGCGGTTCACGTCCTCGGTCGAGTGGGCGGCGGACAGCTGGACCCGGATGCGGGCCTGGCCCTGCGGCACGACCGGGTAGGAGAAGCCGATCACGTACACGCCGCGCGCCAGCAGGAGTTCCGCCATGCGGCCCGCCTTCGTCGCGTCGCCGATCATCACCGGCGCGATGGCGTGGTCGCCGGGGAGGATGTCGAAGCCCTCCTCGTTCATGC includes these proteins:
- a CDS encoding helix-turn-helix domain-containing protein, with protein sequence MRNVGEVAPDPVDARLGARLAELRAERGWSLGELAERTGVSRSTLSRAERAEISPTAAMLNRLCAVYGRTMSQLLSEVEAEPVLLVRAAEQSVWEDRASGFVRRSVSPPHAGLRGELVEGRLAPGADIAYDRPPVTGLEQHIWVLEGTLEVTAQEAGHRLGAGDCLRLRVWGPTRFRCVGDEAVRYVLAVVLP
- a CDS encoding MFS transporter, which encodes MTGTSSQPPDDIVAEGRQGGPIGTAGGRPVRSRDFALFFVARAVARLGDTMLPVALAAGLLQHGYGAGAVGLTMAATAAAFSALVVFGGVIADRFSTRRLMIGADLVRLGTQAVAAVLFFADHVVLWEICVIGAVNGVAGAVFQPGVASTVPRLASDVQGANGAIRIAESAAQLAGPALAGLLVGFASPGGVFAAHAATYAVSALCLLLIHLPPLAPGGRPTAHSAGAFRADLVEGWREFRARTWLWGVIAVWCLYMIAVWGPSVPLAATEVVLQHGPRAYGLVNSALGAGTVIGGVAALRLRPRRMLRAGAVALFGFAAFPATVGAGLGVPVMAAGAAVAGVGMSFWGVMWATSVQTQVPPDVLNRIHAYDVAGSLAMMPVGQALAGPAASALGADHVLLVAGAMSLVVPTALLAVPAIRGLVRADAKHRTPDTTTPRKRPCPEST
- a CDS encoding MmcQ/YjbR family DNA-binding protein — protein: MPDAEDVRRIALSLPDTTEKIAWSMPTFRVAGKMFATLPEDETSIAVRCPKEERDELVLAEPAKFWIADHEAQFAWVRARLSAIEDEQELRDILADSWRQAAPPRLVEAYPELGLPAGE
- a CDS encoding LysR family transcriptional regulator, with product MIEARRLHILRAVADHRTVTAAAAALYLTPSAVSQQLTALEQETGHRLVERGAKGVRLTAAGEILLGHTNAVLAQLERAEAELAAYGSGAAGTVTVASFATGIALVVAPAVARLAGSAPGIRIRVQDAEGDASLPMVLDRQVDIAVAVEYRGAPPADDPRLTHVPLYAEPFDAVVPVSHRLADAGEVPLAELAKDTWIGPYPGNPCHDVVVLACETAGFQPRLEHSSDDFRAVVALASADAGVALVPRSALRGMDLTGVVVRPVDGVAPTRRVFAAVRRGAEGHPLIRPVLEALGEVAGA
- a CDS encoding GNAT family N-acetyltransferase, translated to MIVTRLDATRLAARVDDLADLLLDVVDGGASVGFLAPLDRAAAVAWWKERVAAVAAGQLAVWVAQDGDLAVGTVSLALPDKPNSRHRAELVKLMVRRGARGEGLGRRLLTAAEESAVASGVTLLHLDTETDSPAEHLYRSAGWTRAGVIPDYAASPDGVLRPTTLYYKHVGAPTR